The Microplitis mediator isolate UGA2020A chromosome 8, iyMicMedi2.1, whole genome shotgun sequence genome has a window encoding:
- the LOC130673492 gene encoding tRNA pseudouridine(38/39) synthase, which produces MEQFVITKSKNKNLSSRKELELLDKQELIDKVLQLEAHTIQLKNIIKKVDNVKSDKKPGKGFDFAQCNKRHILLKFYYLGWNYSGFVEQEDTINTIEHHIFHALKRSCLIEQRETCNYHRCGRTDKGVSAYSQVISLDIRSRLGPEEQTKLKEELSYCKILNRILPKDIRCTAWAPVADEYSARFDCKTRSYRYYFPRGALDIEAMNRAAGYLVGHHDFRNLCKMDVANGVVTFERTVIDAKIVLNDQDTSKQSGYDMCQLIIKSQAFLWHQIRCIMGILLLVGQKKEDPKIINYLFDIEKCPRKPQYNLAHELPLNLFYCHYEDVEWFYDESEVEVVIKTLQEEWTLNAIKAEMIKSIIDDLSTHCTSEEGFNYQSDCLIQGVQAKIHQPLIKRITCESLENRIKHFEKKRRIEIKNPSKENS; this is translated from the exons ATGGAGCAATTTGTAATTACGaaaagcaaaaataaaaatctgtcatccAGAAAAGAGCTCGAACTGCTCGACAAACAA GAACTTATTGACAAAGTGTTACAACTGGAAGCGCATacgattcaattaaaaaatataattaaaaaagtagacAACGTAAAAAGTGACAAAAAACCAGGAAAAGGTTTTGACTTTGCTCa atGTAATAAAcgacatattttattaaaattttattacctcGGCTGGAACTACTCAGGCTTTGTCGAGCAAGAAGACACGATCAACACCATAGAGCACCACATCTTCCACGCACTGAAACGCAGCTGCTTGATAGAGCAACGAGAGACTTGTAATTATCACAGATGCGGGAGAACTGATAAGGGAGTAAGTGCTTACTCGCAAGTTATTTCACTAGACATTCGCAGCAGACTTGGACCCGAGGAGCAGACTAAGTTGAAGGAAGAGTTGTCTTACTGTAAAATACTAAACAGGATTCTTCCAAAGGACATCAGATGCACCGCCTGGGCGCCAGTTGCTGATGAATACTCTGCTAGATTTGACTGCAAAACCAGGAGTTACAGGTACTATTTTCCCCGAGGTGCCTTGGACATCGAGGCGATGAATCGAGCTGCTGGATACCTGGTAGGACACCACGATTTTAGGAATCTCTGCAAAATGGACGTGGCCAACGGCGTCGTTACTTTTGAACGCACGGTCATTGACGCTAAAATTGTCCTCAATGATCAGGATACGTCAAAACAAAGTG GATACGACATGTGTCAGCTGATAATAAAGAGCCAGGCATTTCTTTGGCATCAGATAAGATGCATAATGGGAATTTTACTGCTTGTAGGCCAAAAAAAAGAGGACCCAaagattataaattatttatttgacatCGAAAAGTGTCCACGTAAGCCTCAGTACAATTTAGCTCACGAACTTCcgcttaatttattttactgtcaTTACGAAGACGTCGAATGGTTTTACGACGAAAGCGAAGTTGAGGTTGTCATTAAAACTCTGCAAGAAGAATGGACACTTAATgctataaa agctGAAATGATCAAAAGTATTATCGATGATCTGTCAACTCACTGCACGAGTGAAGAAGGATTCAATTATCAAAGTGATTGTCTGATTCAAGGGGTGCAAGCTAAAATTCATCAGCCTTTAATCAAACGAATCACTTGcg AAAGCCTGGAGAACAGAATAAaacatttcgaaaaaaaaagaaggatcgaaataaaaaatccgtcaAAAGAAAATTCGTAG
- the LOC130673244 gene encoding peptidoglycan-recognition protein LF-like, giving the protein MSTFTKNISYVFYSVILMVVIIEINCTVIRWPREKVKLFATVDDGFIEDVTFVNRSEWKALPATEPLDKLDVIPAPYVMIYHTGTETCFYLKACAPILQGLQAEHMMSYPEDGDIGFNFLISGDGSVYVGRGWDTVGAHTSQLNRKSIGIALIGSFYETSPSAHQISAVINLIDIGMFLGSIDYDFRYRSEPQMPLFIKSEYQLVHIRYFIFYSEWSLIIEITMHICSSSLLITLLIALTRGELNATIFPEGDNSNLTFVSRHEWGAQPPEGPSERLSIIPVPYVIISHTASESCFTQADCIQRVRLIQTMHIEGNGWDDIAYNFLIGGDGRVYVGRGWDAVGAHSFGFNRKSIGVSFIGTFNKETPTEQQIYALENFLNFGMKTNNIDLDYKLLGHRQVSETLSPGDTLFGIIKAMDHWSEQP; this is encoded by the exons ATGTCaacttttaccaaaaatatatcGTATGTATTTTATTCAGTTATTTTGATGGTTGTAATTATTGAGATTAATTGCACTGTGATACGATGGCCTAGAGAGAAAGTTAAATTGTTTGCTACAGTAGatg atgGTTTTATCGAAGATGTAACATTTGTCAATCGCTCTGAGTGGAAAGCTCTGCCAGCTACGGAACCACTTGATAAATTGGATGTCATTCCGGCTCCGTATGTTATGATTTATCACACGGGAACTGAAACATGTTTCTATTTAAAGGCTTGTGCCCCAATCCTGCAAGGTTTGCAAGCCGAGCATATGATGAGCTATCCTGAGGACGGGGATATTGGTTTCAATTTTCTCATCAGCGGTGACGGCAGCGTCTACGTCGGCCGCGGATGGGACACCGTTGGCGCTCACACTTCTCAACTCAACAGAAAGAGCATTGGGATCGCTTTAATCGGATCATTTTACGAAACTTCACCATCTGCACATCAAATATCTGCAGTGATAAATCTCATTGATATTGGCATGTTTTTGGGTAGCATTGACTATGATTTTAGATATCGCAGTGAACCTCAAATgccattatttattaaatctgaATACCAATTAGTCCACATTAGA tattttatattttatagtgAGTGGTCACTGATAATTGAAATTACCATGCACATTTGCTCGTcttctttattaattactcTGCTAATTGCACTCACCAGAGGCGAGCTCAATGCCACAATTTTTCcagaag GGGATAATTCAAATCTGACATTTGTAAGCAGACATGAATGGGGCGCGCAGCCACCAGAAGGACCATCCGAGCGACTGAGTATAATCCCAGTGCCGTATGTCATAATCAGTCACACAGCATCCGAGTCTTGTTTCACACAAGCCGACTGCATCCAGCGAGTCCGGTTGATCCAGACGATGCACATCGAGGGCAACGGGTGGGACGATATTGCCTACAATTTCCTTATCGGCGGGGACGGACGCGTCTACGTTGGTCGCGGATGGGACGCAGTGGGCGCGCATTCTTTCGGGTTCAACCGCAAGAGCATCGGTGTCAGTTTCATCGGAACTTTCAACAAAGAAACGCCGACAGAACAGCAGATTTATGCGCTAGAAAATTTTCTCAACTTTGGAATGAAGACTAACAACATTGATTTAGATTATAAGTTGCTTGGACACCGTCAAGTATCCGAAACTTTGAGTCCAGGTGACACTTTGTTCGGGATCATCAAAGCAATGGACCATTGGTCAGAACAGccatga
- the LOC130673493 gene encoding uncharacterized protein LOC130673493 produces MNYGKKSPSMGTPSIYSHVTTRSSANLRSSRSVKSVKIPWYQRPLLTRPYILDIQRTAMLTAVFSFLLAIFTIATSIFDVYCLHEAAPGTTHFGYYIISYEFVYVGNKHIRNALIVGALFSLLGSIALLVTSVILINALRKEYERRMIPWLYCFGIFTVFRFLVYLFFCIVNDMIFAYNIMICLLWLFFLCFSVYGWLTVHTLYIELSDLTRLEDLAHLRIGTMQSLNASTTHSIAGSRPTTPHSTVSTMPVN; encoded by the exons ATGAATTACGGTAAGAAATCACCAAGTATGGGTACACCATCAATATACTCACATGTAACAACACGCAGCAGTGCTAATTTACGATCATCAAGGTCTGTCAAAAGTGTCAAAATACCCTGGTACCAACGACCCCTTTTAACTAGACCATATATCCTGGATATACAACGAACTGCTATGCTGACTGCTGTCTTTAGTTTt ctATTAGCTATTTTTACAATAGCAACATCAATATTTGACGTCTACTGTCTCCATGAAGCTGCACCAGGTACAACACATTTCGGATACTACATAATTTCATATGAATTTGTATACGTTGGCAACAAACACA tCAGGAACGCGCTGATTGTCGGCGCATTGTTTTCCCTGCTGGGGAGCATCGCGTTGCTGGTGACATCCGTGATTTTAATAAACGCCCTGAGGAAGGAGTACGAGAGGCGGATGATTCCATGGCTCTACTGCTTTGGGATATTTACAGTTTTCCGTTTTTTGGTTTACTTGTTCTTCTGTATCGTGAACGACATGATATTCGCTTACAATATCATGATATGTCTGCTCTGGTTGTTTTTCCTCTGCTTCTCTGTCTACGGATGGCTGACTGTCCACACTCTGTACATCGAACTGTCTGATCTCACGCGTCTTGAAGATTTGGCTCATTTacga atCGGAACAATGCAATCATTGAACGCATCAACAACGCACTCAATCGCTGGTTCACGTCCGACAACACCCCACAGTACCGTGTCGACAATGCCCGTTAATTAA
- the LOC130673243 gene encoding peptidoglycan-recognition protein LE-like, whose product MDLDILPILTFVNHTEWKALPTTEPLEKLDVIPAPYVTIYHTGTETCFYLEACARILRRLQASYITTYPWDREIGFNFVISGDGSVYVGRGWDTVGAHTLGLNRKSIGIALIGTFYDRSPTAIQLSSVVNLIRFGIYGNHIDKEFKYYSYPEMSLPLYAKNKLTDVTQVMGQ is encoded by the coding sequence tccTACCAATTTTGACGTTCGTCAATCACACCGAGTGGAAAGCTTTGCCGACTACGGAACCACTTGAGAAATTGGATGTCATTCCAGCTCCATATGTTACGATTTATCACACGGGTACTGAAACATGTTTCTATTTAGAGGCTTGTGCCCGAATTCTCCGACGTCTTCAAGCTAGTTACATCACAACCTATCCCTGGGATCGTGAAATAGGTTTCAACTTTGTCATCAGCGGTGACGGCAGCGTCTACGTCGGACGCGGGTGGGACACCGTTGGCGCTCACACCCTCGGACTCAACAGAAAGAGCATCGGGATCGCTTTAATTGGAACATTTTACGACAGATCACCAACCGCTATTCAACTTTCTTCAGTTGTAAATCTCATTAGATTCGGCATCTATGGCAATCACATtgataaagaatttaaatactatTCTTATCCTGAAATGTCCTTACCATTGTatgctaaaaataaattgacagaCGTTACTCAAGTGATGGgtcaatga
- the LOC130673496 gene encoding peptidoglycan recognition protein-like, protein MFKLSVIIYIFSMIIIVKIDGYFIYDDGDFSHLLDDVDDYSQHQLVFVSRTEWKALATDKPLEKLDVIPAPYVMIYHTGTETCFYLEACAAILRRMQAQYMVSYPGNRDIGFNFVISGDGRVYVGRGWNTVGAHTLGLNRKSIGIALIGTFYDKSPSTNQIFALTNLIKFGVHDNHIDEEFKYYSYPRISSIFTADRLANITHIMEP, encoded by the exons ATGTTCAAGTTATcggtaattatttacattttttccaTGATAATTATTGTGAAGATTGACGGATATTTCATTTATGATGATGGCGATTTCTCGCACTTACTCGACGATGTAgatg ACTATTCACAGCATCAGCTGGTGTTTGTCAGCCGCACTGAGTGGAAAGCTCTGGCAACTGATAAACcacttgaaaaattggatGTCATTCCAGCTCCATATGTTATGATTTACCACACGGGAACTGAAACATGTTTCTATTTAGAGGCTTGTGCCGCGATCCTCCGACGTATGCAAGCCCAATATATGGTGAGCTATCCTGGGAACCGGGACATTGGTTTCAATTTTGTCATCAGCGGTGACGGCAGAGTCTACGTCGGCCGCGGATGGAACACCGTGGGCGCTCACACCCTTGGTCTCAACAGGAAGAGCATCGGGATCGCTTTAATTGGAACATTTTACGACAAATCACCATCTACTAATCAAATATTTGCGTTGACAAATCTTATCAAATTTGGCGTCCATGACAATCACATTGATGAAGAATTTAAATACTACTCCTATCCCCGTATATCAAGTATTTTTACAGCTGACAGACTGGCCAATATCACCCACATAATGGAgccataa